ACCTTGGCCTGATCCGTCAAATTGATGCACCCGTCTACCGGCTGGCGGACGGCCTGCTGGTGCAGGAAAGCGGCGAGAAGATACCGGCCGCCCGCCGGCGCACCGATCCGCTGAAGGCGATGCCATGAAAGCGCGTGAAAGCTCCCTCCTGCCGCTGGAAGACGCCCGCGAGGCGGCGCTGTTCTTCGTTGTCGGCGCGCTCTGCTTCCTCGCCGCGCTCGCCGCCCTCTCGGCAAAATCCACCTATGGCGCGGCCCGCGCCTGGACCGCCGAAGTGGAAGGCGAGTTCACTGTCTCGCTCTCGGGCGCCGATGCGACCGCGGCCGATGCCGCCGCCCGCCTGCTGTCGCAGGTCGAAGGCGTGCGCGAAGCCCGTGCCTTCAGCGATGCCGAGATCAACGCGCTGCTCGAGCCGAACTTCGGCCAGAGCGGCCTGCCCGCTGACCTGCCCGTGCCGCGCCTGATCGCGGTGACCGGCGAAGCAGATGCCGATGACCTCGGCCCCCGCCTCAGCAAAACGCTGCACGAGGCCGGCTACCAGGCCGCCGTCGACGCGCACGCCGAATGGGCAGGTGACGTGCGCCGGATGCTCTCGGTCTCTCGCCTTGTCGCCCTGTCGATCGTCGCGCTCTTGTCGGCGACCGCCGTTGCCGTGATCGCGTTCGCCACCCATGCGGCCCTGCTGGCCCGGCGGGACATCGTCGACGTGCTGCATATCGCGGGCGCGCGCGACCGGTTCATCGCCGGGCTGTTCGAGCGCCGCTTCTGGCTGCTGGGCCTGCGGGCGGGCACGGTCGGGGCGCTGGTCGCGCTCGCCAGTGTCGCGGTACTGATCGCCGCCGGCCGCTCCGGCGCCGAGCGCACGGGTCTGCTGCCGCAGCTGAGCCTCGACTTTTGGGATCTTGCCGTGCTGGTGGTCACGCCCGTCATCGCGGGCCTCGCTGCCCGGATTGCGGCCAGCATCACGGTCATGCGCTCGCTCAAGTCCGTCATGTAGTGACGCCGCCGCGACAAGACGCTACAGCCCTCGGCGCGATGCAAATGGTGCGATCCTACCTGTTCCTGGCCTGGCTCTATGGCTGGATGGCGATCTGCGGGGTGCTCTACATCCCGACGATCGTGTTCCCGCGCGTGGTCACGCAGCGCGCGATCGGCCTCTACGCCCAGATCGTGCGGGCCGGACTGAAACTGATCTGCGGCATCGACATGGAAATACGTGGGCGCGAGCACATCGTGCCGGGCCCCGCCATCTATGCCGGCAAGCATCATTGCATGATGGACGTCTTCGTCCCGTTCATCACGGTGCGCGACTCCTGCCACATCCTGAAGGAAGAGCTGATCTGGACGCCCTTCCTCGGCTGGTACGCGATGAGCACGGGCATGATCCCGATCGACCGCGAAGGCTCGTCGAAAACCCTGAAACGCATCATCGCTGCCGGAAAAAAGCGGGCCGCCGACGGGCGCACAATCGTGATTTTCCCGGAAGGCACACGCCGCGCGCCGGACGACCCGCCCGACTACCAGCCGGCAGGCATCTCCGCGCTCAACAAGGCCCTCTCGGTGCCGATCCTGCCGGTGGCCACCAATGCCGGCCTCTGCTGGCCTGCCAAGGGCGCGCGGCGGCGGCCCGGCAAGATCGTCTACGAATTCCTGCCCGCGATCCCCGGCGGCCTTGATCGCAAGACGCTGATGGCGCGCCTCGAGCACGACCTTGAAACCGCCTCCAACCGCCTGATTGCCGAGGGCCGGGAAATCCAGGCGCAGCGAGGCGTGAAGTGACCGCCCCGCCGCGGCGCGCCCTCAAGCGCGCCTGCGAGGATCTGGCCCGGGTCGATCCGGCCCTCGCTCAAGCCTATGAAACCGTGGGGGTGCCGCTGTGGCGCGCCCGTGCGCCGAGCTACGCCCTGCTCGGCAACATGATCTCGCACCAGCAGATCTCGCTCAGCGCAGCCGCCGCGATTTGGGCGCGCGTCGAAGACCATCTCGGCGAGGTGACCGCCGAGGCTATGCTGGCCGCCGATCCCGAAGCGATCCGCCTCTGCGGCATGTCGCGCCCGAAAGTGGCGCACCTCTATTCGATCGCCAGCGCCATCAGCAGCGGGCAGCTCGACCTCGCCCGCGTCCTCGCCGCCCCGCTTGATCAGGCCCGGGCGGAACTGCTGTCGGTGCGCGGGATCGGGCCGTGGACGGCGGAGCTGTTCCTGCTCTACGCGGCCGGCGCGATGGATGCATTCCCGGCTGGCGATGTCGGCCTGATGGCGGCGCACCACAAGCTCAGCGCCTATGAAACCCGCATGGAATCAAAGGCCTTCACGCGCCACGCGGAGCTGTGGCGGCCCTGTCGGGGTGTGGCAACGCACCTGCTCTGGGCCTGGCTGCACATGGACCGGGCCCGCGCCGCAGCCCCGGCAGGCGGCTGACAGGCCCTCTTGCGTTCAAGTCCGGCTGTCATAATCTTATGAAGGGAATCGCCTAAACAGCGTTCCAGACAGCGAAGGAGCAGCCGTCTTCTGTAGCACGTTCGACGATACACAGCGCTCAGCCCGTGCGGGAGGCCCGCATGCCTGAGATCGTTGCAACTCCCCCGAACGGCCGTCCGGCGCTCGTGCTGAATGCGGATTTCCGGCCCCTTTCCTATTATCCGCTCTCGCTCTGGCCCTGGCAGGAAGTGGTGAAAGCCGTTTTCCTCGACCGCGTGGATATCGTTGCCGAGTATGACCATGTCGTGCGCAGCCCGAGCTTCGAGATGCGCCTTCCCTCGGTCATCGCGCTGCGCGATTTCGTGCGCCAGGACCGCCCGCCCGCCTTCACCCGGTTCAACGTGTTCCTGCGCGACGG
The genomic region above belongs to Acidobacteriota bacterium and contains:
- a CDS encoding 1-acyl-sn-glycerol-3-phosphate acyltransferase, producing the protein MQMVRSYLFLAWLYGWMAICGVLYIPTIVFPRVVTQRAIGLYAQIVRAGLKLICGIDMEIRGREHIVPGPAIYAGKHHCMMDVFVPFITVRDSCHILKEELIWTPFLGWYAMSTGMIPIDREGSSKTLKRIIAAGKKRAADGRTIVIFPEGTRRAPDDPPDYQPAGISALNKALSVPILPVATNAGLCWPAKGARRRPGKIVYEFLPAIPGGLDRKTLMARLEHDLETASNRLIAEGREIQAQRGVK
- a CDS encoding DNA-3-methyladenine glycosylase 2 family protein; translated protein: MTAPPRRALKRACEDLARVDPALAQAYETVGVPLWRARAPSYALLGNMISHQQISLSAAAAIWARVEDHLGEVTAEAMLAADPEAIRLCGMSRPKVAHLYSIASAISSGQLDLARVLAAPLDQARAELLSVRGIGPWTAELFLLYAAGAMDAFPAGDVGLMAAHHKLSAYETRMESKAFTRHAELWRPCRGVATHLLWAWLHMDRARAAAPAGG
- a CDS encoding cell division protein FtsX, with protein sequence MKARESSLLPLEDAREAALFFVVGALCFLAALAALSAKSTYGAARAWTAEVEGEFTVSLSGADATAADAAARLLSQVEGVREARAFSDAEINALLEPNFGQSGLPADLPVPRLIAVTGEADADDLGPRLSKTLHEAGYQAAVDAHAEWAGDVRRMLSVSRLVALSIVALLSATAVAVIAFATHAALLARRDIVDVLHIAGARDRFIAGLFERRFWLLGLRAGTVGALVALASVAVLIAAGRSGAERTGLLPQLSLDFWDLAVLVVTPVIAGLAARIAASITVMRSLKSVM